Proteins encoded together in one Rhinopithecus roxellana isolate Shanxi Qingling chromosome 3, ASM756505v1, whole genome shotgun sequence window:
- the N4BP3 gene encoding NEDD4-binding protein 3, with translation MATAPGPAGIAMGSVGSLLERHDLSPEELRAALAGSQGSRQPDGLLRKGLGHRELFSYLHFPKKDGKSTKRAPRNEPADYATLYYREHPRAGDFSKTSLPERGRFDKCRIRPSVFKPTAGNGKGFLSMQSLAAHKGQKLWRSNGSLHTLACHPPLSPGPRASQARAQLLHALSLDEGGPEPEPSLSDSSSGGSFGRSPGTGPGPFSSSLGHLNHLGGSLDRASRGPKEAGPPAVLSCLPEPPPPYEFSCSSAEEMGAVLPETCEELKRGLGNEDGSNPFTQVLEERQRLWLAELKRLYVERLHEVTQKAERSERNLQLQLFMAQQEQRRLRKELCAQQGLAPEPRAPGTLPEADPSARPEEEARWEVCQKTAEISLLKQQLREAQAELAQKLAEIFSLKTQLRGSRAQAQAQDAELVRLRQAVRSLQEQAPREEAPGSCETDDCKSRGLLGEAGGSEARDGAEQLRAELLQERLRGQEQALRFEQERRTWQEEKERVLRYQREIQGGYMDMYRRNQALEQELRALREPPTPWSPRLESSKI, from the exons ATGGCCAcagccccaggccctgctggCATTGCCATGGGCAGCGTGGGCAGCCTGTTGGAGCGGCACGACTTGTCCCCTGAAGAGCTGCGGGCGGCCCTTGCCGGGTCTCAGGGCTCCCGCCAGCCTGATGGGCTCCTCCGGAAGGGCTTGGGCCATCGTGAGCTCTTCAGCTACCTGCACTTCCCCAAGAAGGACGGCAAGAGCACCAAGCGGGCCCCTCGGAACGAGCCTGCAGACTATGCCACTCTCTACTACCGGGAACATCCTCGCGCGGGTGACTTCAGCAAGACCTCGCTGCCAGAGCGGGGTCGCTTCGACAAG TGCCGCATTCGCCCCTCGGTGTTCAAGCCTACAGCGGGCAACGGTAAAGGCTTCCTGTCCATGCAGAGCCTGGCAGCCCACAAAGGCCAGAAGCTGTGGCGCAGCAATGGCAGCCTGCACACGCTGGCCTGCCACCCGCCCCTGAGCCCCGGGCCCCGGGCCAGCCAGGCCCGGGCACAGCTGCTGCACGCCCTCAGCCTAGACGAGGGCGGCCCTGAGCCCGAGCCCAGCCTGTCCGACTCCTCCAGTGGGGGTAGTTTTGGTCGCAGTCCTGGTACTGGCCCTGGCCCCTTCAGCTCTTCCCTTGGCCACCTTAACCACCTCGGGGGCTCCCTGGACCGGGCCTCTCGAGGACCCAAGGAGGCTGGGCCACCagctgtgctgagctgcctgccCGAGCCACCACCCCCCTACGAGTTCTCCTGCTCCTCGGCCGAGGAGATGGGAGCCGTGCTGCCCGAGACCTGCGAGGAGCTCAAGAGGGGCCTTGGCAATGAGGACGGCTCCAACCCCTTCACGCAG GTGCTGGAGGAGCGCCAGCGGCTGTGGCTGGCTGAGCTGAAGCGGCTGTATGTGGAGCGGCTGCACGAGGTGACCCAGAAGGCTGAGCGCAGCGAGCGCAACCTCCAGCTGCAGTTGTTTATGGCTCAACAGGAGCAGCGGCGCCTGCGCAAGGAGCTGTGCGCTCAGCAGggcctggctccagagcctcGGGCCCCCGGCACCCTCCCAGAGGCTGACCCCAGTGCACGACCAGAGGAGGAAGCCCGATGGGAG GTGTGCCAGAAGACAGCAGAGATTAGCCTCTTGAAGCAGCAGCTGCGTGAGGCCCAGGCGGAACTGGCCCAGAAGCTGGCGGAGATCTTCAGTCTGAAGACACAACTTCGGGGCAGCAGGGCACAAGCCCAGGCTCAGGACGCAGAGCTGGTCCGGCTGCGCCAGGCTGTGCGCAGCCTGCAGGAGCAGGCCCCTCGGGAGGAAGCCCCAGGCAGCTGTGAGACTGATGACTGCAAGAGcaggggcctgttgggggaggcaggaggcagcGAGGCCAGGGACGGTGCTGAGCAGCTGCGGGCTGAGCTGCTGCAGGAGCGACTTCGGGGCCAGGAGCAGGCGCTGCGCTTCGAGCAGGAGCGGCGGACTTGGCAGGAGGAGAAGGAGCGCGTACTGCGCTACCAGCGGGAGATCCAGGGGGGCTACATGGACATGTACCGCCGCAACCAGGCACTGGAGCAGGAACTGCGGGCACTGCGGGAGCCCCCCACGCCCTGGAGTCCCCGGCTGGAGTCCTCCAAGATCTGA